A single genomic interval of Tissierellales bacterium harbors:
- a CDS encoding NHLP leader peptide family RiPP precursor → METRLELQKKIIEKAMQEPAFKAELLADPRKALKDHFDIEVPNDVELNVFEETEKSYALVLPFAPEEDGQANAMWI, encoded by the coding sequence ATGGAAACTAGATTAGAGTTACAAAAAAAGATTATAGAGAAGGCTATGCAAGAGCCAGCATTTAAAGCTGAGCTATTAGCTGATCCTAGAAAAGCACTTAAAGATCATTTTGATATAGAAGTACCTAATGATGTAGAGCTTAATGTTTTTGAAGAAACAGAGAAGTCTTATGCTTTGGTATTGCCGTTTGCGCCGGAGGAAGATGGACAAGCGAATGCTATGTGGATATAG